DNA sequence from the Remersonia thermophila strain ATCC 22073 chromosome 2, whole genome shotgun sequence genome:
TGCCTCGTTTTAACGGCGAGTTACTGACATTTTTTTCTGCAGCCTCACCCGTGAGCTCGAGAAGAAGTTCTCGGACCGCCAGGTCCTGATCGTTGCTGCTCGCCGcatcctcccccgccccaaGCGCTCCGCCCGCTCGAGGAACACCCTCAAGCAGAAGCGCCCTCGTTCGCGCACTCTCACTGCTGTCCACGATGCCATCCTGACCGACCTCGTCTACCCCGTCGAGATCGTTGGCAAGCGCCTCCGcaccaaggaggacggcTCCAAGGTCCTCAAGGTCATCCTGGATGAGAAGGAGCGCAACAACGTCGACTACCGTCTGGACACCTACTCGGAGGTTTACCGCCGCCTCACCGGCCGCGGTGTCGTCTTCGAGTTCCCCCAGGCCAGCTCCGTCGAGTTCTAAATAAAAAAGCGCGGGGCGCATGGGCTTGTTTGTGGATGGCGCACGGAGGTCAGGTTTCGGGTTTGGGTTGGGCTGATGCATAATGGCATCCAAAAGGGACGGCGTTCAGTTAGCTTGTCGAATGCAAGCTTGATATTCCCGGGTCCACACAATACAAGCTCATGTCCTGGTCTCCCGCTTGTCGGGAAAAAGAGTGTTGTCGTCGGTTGGCCCACTTCGTACGCAGTAACCGGGATGGAATTCTCGTTGTGTGTTTTATTTTTTATTCACATATCTCTGTGTAtgtggggggtgggggtaTGAACGACGTTAAAGGTGAACCTCGGGGCTCGGCTGCTTCTCCCTTGCCCAGCGTAGGATCCTCTCCCAGACCTCCGTTCCGTGGTGCGGTTGCTCCATAGACCGCAGGATGaccgaccgcgccgcctcgtcgtcttcgcgAAGGCCGTACCACCGTGCAGCGTCGTGAATTCTCAACCGAGCGCACTGGGCATCCTTCTCGGGATGGCCCTGGAGCGTCAAGATGGCATTGTCGTGGCTCAAGAAGCCCTGGTTTcccgccaccagctcggTGAAGCCCTGCGGTGGCTTTCCCACGGCTCTccggtggtgctgctgcagccggAGCGtcccctcgcggccgcggctggcGAAGAAGCGCCGACCCACCGGGGTGAGCTTGGCTTCGGTGACTCCAAGCTGTGTCTTTTGTCAGTTTGACAGTCCGGCGGATCTCGTACGCGCATCCCGTTTCTCCATCCTTCTCCCCTAGAGCACGGTTGACTTTTTGGTGGGGTTGGGGGCGTGTCGTGGTGTGGGTGCTGCGTACCTCGGGCCTCTCCGCCTCAACAACCTCCCCGCCAAACAACAGCGCAATCGTTTGATGCCCCCAGCATATCCCGCACAGCTTCGGTCGtggccccgcccc
Encoded proteins:
- a CDS encoding 40S ribosomal protein eS7 — translated: MSAPSLNKIAANSPSRQNPSEIEKAIAGALYDLETNTADLKSALRPLQFVSAREIEVGHGKKAIVIFVPVPSLQGFHRVQQRLTRELEKKFSDRQVLIVAARRILPRPKRSARSRNTLKQKRPRSRTLTAVHDAILTDLVYPVEIVGKRLRTKEDGSKVLKVILDEKERNNVDYRLDTYSEVYRRLTGRGVVFEFPQASSVEF